From the genome of Candidatus Ruthia magnifica str. Cm (Calyptogena magnifica):
AACACACCCTGGTGTAAGTAATTGGACAGGAACGCTCGCCAATGCATTATTACATTATGATTCATCTTTAGCTAATCTTGATCGAGCTGGCATTGTTCATCGTTTGGACAAAAACACTTCAGGATTGATGGTCGTTGCGCGTAGTGAATATGCACAAAAGTATTTAACTAGACAATTACAAACCCATAGTATTTCACGAGAATATTCAGCCATTGTCTATGGTCATATGATTTCTGGCGGCACAGTTGATAAGCCAATAGGACGTGACCCTAAAGATAGAATTAGACAAACAGTGACTGAGAGTGGTAAAGATGCACTTACTCATTATCGCGTTATTGAACGTTTTGCACACCACACTCACGTTAAGGTAATGTTAGAAACAGGACGCACTCATCAAATTCGAGTGCACCTATCATTTATTGGACATCCGCTGATTGCTGACCCGATGTATGGTGGTAAAATTCGTTTTCCAAAAAAAGCAGACAAGCAATTAAAAAACTCACTTAAAAATTTTAATCGTCAAACTCTTCATGCCAAAAAACTCACCCTAATTCACCCAACATCTACTGAATTAATGTCATGGAAAGTACCATTGCCGCAAGACATGCAAGATTTATTGCAAGTATTGGCTAAATTTGATGCAAACTAAGTGTTAAGTTGTTTTCAAACCCGTGATATCTAGAAGATGACGCGAGTGTTAGTTATTATGATAATTTTAATCTCGTAACGCCGATACTACTGATGACGTATTTTAACTTACCTAACGTACCAAATGGCTGAATCAAACGCATTCTAATATGTCCAGTCTAATGATTATGAAGGAGACGCCATTATTACTTGCAAAAAAGGTATGGTTTGCGTAGTGATGACAGCAGATTGTTTGCCAATTTTTGCCTTTAATCAATTAGGCACACAAATTGGTGTTACTCATGCAGTTTGATGAGCGTAATTTATTAATACATTTTAGTGCAGCAATTTCATCAAAAAACCTTGAAATGAGTAAGGAAGTATTTGAACGATTTATT
Proteins encoded in this window:
- the rluD gene encoding 23S rRNA pseudouridine(1911/1915/1917) synthase RluD; protein product: MSLLSVIIPNRFIGQRIDAAMAQMLPNYSRVKITYWIKSGDALIHHKTFKPKEKVLGGEVITLSIKIEKTNAWLAQDIVIDVVYEDEAIIIVNKPVNLVTHPGVSNWTGTLANALLHYDSSLANLDRAGIVHRLDKNTSGLMVVARSEYAQKYLTRQLQTHSISREYSAIVYGHMISGGTVDKPIGRDPKDRIRQTVTESGKDALTHYRVIERFAHHTHVKVMLETGRTHQIRVHLSFIGHPLIADPMYGGKIRFPKKADKQLKNSLKNFNRQTLHAKKLTLIHPTSTELMSWKVPLPQDMQDLLQVLAKFDAN